In candidate division KSB1 bacterium, the genomic window TAGACGCCGGCTGGCAGCTTGCGCCCTTGCGCATCCGTGCCGTCCCAGGTCAACAGATGTTCGCCGGCGGCGAGGACCCCCTCGGCCAGGACTCGTACTGTCACCCCCCGCACGTCCACAACGGCCACGCACGCAGGTGACTCCTTTGCGAGAGAGAAGCGAACGGTGCTATTGCCCCCCGAGGGATTGGGATACAATGGCCAGAGTTGGAACGCCGTAGGCTGTCGCAAGGGAGAAGTGACTGCCACGATGCCAAGCACGGTCCTCGTCCCGTCTCGGCTCACCTCCTCCAATCGATACCGGCAGGAGGTGCCACGGGGAGCAGCACGGTCCACGAAGCGGTACTCCTGTGTGCGCCCGAGTCCCCCCATAGCGGGCACTATTCCGTCGGTGACCCTTGTCCACTCTTCTTCGTCGCTCAGCGTTCTCCAGAGGAGAAAGCCGAGGCACTCTACTTCGTCAGTGGTTTGCCATCTAATGACAACTTCCTCTCCTTGCCAGGCAGCCTCGAACAGCAGCAGGCGCACAGGCAGTGGCAGAATACCCGCGTCCTGGTACGGTTCAGAGTTCAGGACGATCTCGGCGGAGGCCGACTCTCCCGTAGCCTTGTCGTAAACCTCTACCACCAGGAGCTCTCCCGCGTTCCACGCAGAGGTAAAATCGCTGCACTGCACCACCCAGAGCAGGCGAGGGGGGGACGCGTCGTAGAGAAGGCCTGTCTGGCCCGCGTGGCCCTCTGTGAGGCGATCGTCGGGCCGTGTCTGCATGTGGGCCTCAAAGGCAATGTGGTCAAGCGGCGGAATGGAGCCGGTGCTTGACCGGATCTCGCCGAAAACAAGGTGCGGAACCTGCGCCTGCACCGGGTTTGGTCCAGGAACCGAGCCGAAGAAAATCACATGAACCAGGAAAAGATAGCCGAGCTGTCTCATACGGTGCTCCGCCTT contains:
- a CDS encoding T9SS type A sorting domain-containing protein, coding for MRQLGYLFLVHVIFFGSVPGPNPVQAQVPHLVFGEIRSSTGSIPPLDHIAFEAHMQTRPDDRLTEGHAGQTGLLYDASPPRLLWVVQCSDFTSAWNAGELLVVEVYDKATGESASAEIVLNSEPYQDAGILPLPVRLLLFEAAWQGEEVVIRWQTTDEVECLGFLLWRTLSDEEEWTRVTDGIVPAMGGLGRTQEYRFVDRAAPRGTSCRYRLEEVSRDGTRTVLGIVAVTSPLRQPTAFQLWPLYPNPSGGNSTVRFSLAKESPACVAVVDVRGVTVRVLAEGVLAAGEHLLTWDGTDAQGRKLPAGVYFCRIVTSGEHHVEKLVRTR